A genome region from Arachis duranensis cultivar V14167 chromosome 6, aradu.V14167.gnm2.J7QH, whole genome shotgun sequence includes the following:
- the LOC107492853 gene encoding sugar transporter ERD6-like 7 isoform X2, producing the protein MGIKEDGEDGVEKNGIREPLISDHASNKGHPWMVYFTTLVAVCGSYEFGTCAGYSSPTQDAIRSDLGLSLAEYSLFGSILTFGAMIGAITAGPIADLIGRKGAMRVSSAFCVAGWLVIFFSEGPIPLDIGRLATGYGMGSFSYVVPVFIAEIAPKELRGALTALNQFMICGAVSVSFVIGNVLSWRTLALIGLIPTGVLLLGLFIIPESPRWLAKRGRGKEFETALQTLRGKDADISQEADEIQDYITSLEQLPKPKLLELFQTRYLRSVTIGIGLMVCQQFGGINGICFYLSSIFELAGFSAFAGTVIYACLQIVITGLGAALIDKAGRKPLLLVNSKQRTTHLQTL; encoded by the exons ATGGGGATCAAAGAGGACGGGGAGGATGGTGTAGAGAAGAATGGAATCAGAGAGCCATTAATTTCTGACCATGCAAGCAACAAAGGACATCCATGGATGGTTTACTTCACAACATTGGTTGCTGTCTGTGGTTCCTATGAATTTGGAACTTGT GCTGGATATTCTTCTCCTACTCAAGATGCTATTAGAAGTGATCTTGGTCTGTCATTGGCAGAG TATTCTTTGTTTGGCTCCATCTTGACTTTCGGCGCCATGATTGGCGCCATAACAGCCGGACCGATTGCTGATTTGATTGGTCGAAAAGGG GCAATGAGGGTGTCAAGTGCCTTCTGTGTTGCAGGCTGGCTtgtcattttcttttctgag GGTCCAATACCTTTAGACATAGGGAGGCTAGCAACTGGATATGGAATGGGATCTTTTTCATATGTG GTTCCTGTCTTCATAGCAGAGATTGCACCAAAAGAACTCCGAGGTGCTCTCACTGCACTAAACCAG TTCATGATTTGTGGTGCAGTATCTGTTTCATTTGTAATTGGAAACGTACTCTCATGGAGGACTTTAGCTTTAATTG GCCTCATACCCACTGGTGTGTTGCTTTTGGGTCTTTTTATCATTCCAGAATCTCCTAGATGGCTG GCGAAGAGAGGGCGAGGAAAAGAATTCGAGACAGCATTGCAGACGCTTCGCGGAAAAGATGCTGATATATCTCAAGAGGCAGATGAAATCCAG GATTACATAACAAGTTTAGAACAGCTCCCAAAACCAAAGCTGCTGGAATTGTTTCAGACAAGATATTTGCGCTCTGTCACA ATTGGAATAGGGCTTATGGTATGCCAGCAATTTGGTGGAATCAATGGAATTTGTTTCTATCTCAGCAGTATTTTTGAGCTAGCAG GATTTTCTGCATTTGCTGGAACAGTAATATATGCTTGCCTTCAG ATTGTGATCACTGGCCTTGGTGCAGCTCTGATAGATAAAGCTGGCAGGAAGCCCCTATTACTGGTTAATTCAAAGCAGAGAACAACTCACCTTCAAACTTT GTGA
- the LOC107492853 gene encoding sugar transporter ERD6-like 7 isoform X1: MGIKEDGEDGVEKNGIREPLISDHASNKGHPWMVYFTTLVAVCGSYEFGTCAGYSSPTQDAIRSDLGLSLAEYSLFGSILTFGAMIGAITAGPIADLIGRKGAMRVSSAFCVAGWLVIFFSEGPIPLDIGRLATGYGMGSFSYVVPVFIAEIAPKELRGALTALNQFMICGAVSVSFVIGNVLSWRTLALIGLIPTGVLLLGLFIIPESPRWLAKRGRGKEFETALQTLRGKDADISQEADEIQDYITSLEQLPKPKLLELFQTRYLRSVTIGIGLMVCQQFGGINGICFYLSSIFELAGFSAFAGTVIYACLQIVITGLGAALIDKAGRKPLLLISGTGLVAGCIFTAAAFYLKVHEVGLGAVPALALIGILVYIGSFSLGMGAVPWVVMSEIFPINIKGLAGSVATLVNWFGAWLCSYTFNFLMSWSSYGTFIVYGAINAVAIVFIIVVVPETKGKSLEELQAAINA; this comes from the exons ATGGGGATCAAAGAGGACGGGGAGGATGGTGTAGAGAAGAATGGAATCAGAGAGCCATTAATTTCTGACCATGCAAGCAACAAAGGACATCCATGGATGGTTTACTTCACAACATTGGTTGCTGTCTGTGGTTCCTATGAATTTGGAACTTGT GCTGGATATTCTTCTCCTACTCAAGATGCTATTAGAAGTGATCTTGGTCTGTCATTGGCAGAG TATTCTTTGTTTGGCTCCATCTTGACTTTCGGCGCCATGATTGGCGCCATAACAGCCGGACCGATTGCTGATTTGATTGGTCGAAAAGGG GCAATGAGGGTGTCAAGTGCCTTCTGTGTTGCAGGCTGGCTtgtcattttcttttctgag GGTCCAATACCTTTAGACATAGGGAGGCTAGCAACTGGATATGGAATGGGATCTTTTTCATATGTG GTTCCTGTCTTCATAGCAGAGATTGCACCAAAAGAACTCCGAGGTGCTCTCACTGCACTAAACCAG TTCATGATTTGTGGTGCAGTATCTGTTTCATTTGTAATTGGAAACGTACTCTCATGGAGGACTTTAGCTTTAATTG GCCTCATACCCACTGGTGTGTTGCTTTTGGGTCTTTTTATCATTCCAGAATCTCCTAGATGGCTG GCGAAGAGAGGGCGAGGAAAAGAATTCGAGACAGCATTGCAGACGCTTCGCGGAAAAGATGCTGATATATCTCAAGAGGCAGATGAAATCCAG GATTACATAACAAGTTTAGAACAGCTCCCAAAACCAAAGCTGCTGGAATTGTTTCAGACAAGATATTTGCGCTCTGTCACA ATTGGAATAGGGCTTATGGTATGCCAGCAATTTGGTGGAATCAATGGAATTTGTTTCTATCTCAGCAGTATTTTTGAGCTAGCAG GATTTTCTGCATTTGCTGGAACAGTAATATATGCTTGCCTTCAG ATTGTGATCACTGGCCTTGGTGCAGCTCTGATAGATAAAGCTGGCAGGAAGCCCCTATTACTG aTCTCTGGAACTGGATTAGTAGCTGGTTGTATATTTACAGCAGCTGCATTCTACCTTAAG GTTCATGAAGTGGGATTGGGGGCAGTCCCTGCACTTGCTTTGATTGGCATACTG GTCTATATAGGATCATTTTCACTTGGAATGGGAGCAGTGCCTTGGGTTGTCATGTCTGAG ATATTTCCTATCAACATAAAAGGGCTGGCAGGGAGTGTAGCTACATTAGTAAACTGGTTTGGTGCTTGGTTATGCTCTTATACCTTCAACTTTCTCATGAGTTGGAGCTCCTATG GTACCTTTATTGTTTATGGTGCAATCAATGCAGTGGCCATAGTGTTTATAATTGTAGTGGTGCCAGAAACTAAGGGGAAAAGCCTTGAAGAATTACAAGCTGCCATTAATGCGTAG